The following proteins are encoded in a genomic region of bacterium:
- a CDS encoding phosphopantetheine-binding protein yields the protein MDGAIVDRDALRATIKEVIVESLRLDGVEPAGIEDEAPLFGEGLGLDSVDALELVVALEKKFQIKIQSKDVGKDAFYSVATLADLVASRLAAQA from the coding sequence ATGGATGGTGCGATCGTGGACAGAGACGCATTGCGCGCGACAATCAAGGAAGTGATCGTGGAGAGTCTGCGGCTCGACGGCGTCGAGCCGGCGGGGATCGAGGACGAAGCGCCGCTCTTCGGCGAAGGGCTCGGGCTCGACTCGGTGGACGCGCTCGAACTGGTCGTGGCGCTGGAAAAGAAGTTCCAGATCAAGATCCAGAGCAAGGACGTCGGCAAGGACGCGTTCTACTCCGTCGCCACGCTCGCCGACTTGGTCGCCTCGAGGCTCGCCGCGCAAGCCTGA
- a CDS encoding B12-binding domain-containing radical SAM protein gives MKVILLNPSSPESYWSGVRSLEFADRRCLLPPLGLLTVASLLPREWRLSLADENVAEIRDEQLRAADVAMLTGMLVQRDALQNLLVRCRALGVRTVVGGPYATTFPDDLAAADHIAVGEGEQFVPRLAADLERGTAERVYRAEGWPDLAGLPPPRFDLLPKRVYRQMAIQFSRGCPFDCEFCDVVRLYGRRPRTKSPRQFVAELEALKATGFRGDVFVVDDNFVGDRAAARAALAEVARWRGATRVPFRFYTQAGLSLADDPPLAEAMVSAGFDAVFVGVETPNPQALREAGKPQNLRAPLERIESLRRRGLEVWGGFILGFDADGPDIFDRLAEFVERAAIPYAMVGLLGALPGTRLYRRLAAEGRLRADLLWRGDQFGVTNVIHRLPLDQLLAGYRRVMERLYSPEGYFARCRESLRTWSPVRGVPRVRLSWDDLRAGLRSFVGQGIKGPYRRSYLRFLAWAFAHCPSKLPRAVTMAAVGHHFIEFTSDKLVPALEAARLALAREGKLSESSPAPSSP, from the coding sequence GTGAAGGTCATCCTGCTCAATCCGTCTTCGCCTGAATCGTACTGGAGCGGCGTCCGCTCGCTGGAGTTCGCGGATCGGCGCTGCCTTCTTCCGCCGCTCGGACTGCTCACCGTCGCCTCGCTGCTGCCGCGCGAGTGGCGGCTCAGCCTCGCCGACGAGAACGTCGCGGAGATCCGCGACGAGCAGCTGCGCGCGGCGGACGTCGCGATGCTCACCGGGATGCTCGTCCAGCGCGACGCGCTCCAGAATCTTCTGGTCCGCTGCCGCGCGCTCGGCGTGAGGACGGTCGTCGGCGGTCCGTACGCGACGACGTTCCCCGACGATCTGGCCGCCGCCGACCACATCGCCGTCGGCGAAGGAGAACAGTTCGTCCCCCGGCTCGCCGCCGACCTGGAAAGGGGGACGGCGGAGCGGGTCTATCGCGCGGAGGGGTGGCCCGATCTCGCCGGCCTCCCGCCGCCGCGCTTCGACCTCCTGCCGAAGCGCGTCTACCGCCAGATGGCGATTCAGTTCTCGCGCGGCTGCCCGTTCGACTGCGAGTTCTGCGACGTGGTGCGCCTCTACGGCCGCCGGCCGCGGACCAAGAGTCCGCGCCAGTTCGTGGCGGAGCTGGAGGCGCTCAAGGCCACCGGCTTCCGCGGCGACGTCTTCGTCGTTGACGACAACTTCGTCGGCGACCGCGCCGCGGCGCGCGCCGCGCTGGCGGAGGTGGCGCGCTGGCGCGGCGCGACGCGCGTGCCGTTCCGTTTCTACACCCAGGCGGGCCTCTCCCTCGCCGACGATCCGCCGCTGGCCGAAGCGATGGTCTCCGCCGGCTTCGACGCGGTCTTCGTCGGCGTCGAGACCCCGAACCCGCAGGCGCTGCGCGAGGCGGGGAAGCCGCAGAACCTCCGCGCCCCGCTCGAGCGGATCGAGTCGCTGCGGCGGCGCGGCCTCGAGGTCTGGGGCGGCTTCATCCTCGGCTTCGACGCCGACGGCCCGGACATCTTCGACCGCCTCGCCGAGTTCGTGGAGCGGGCGGCGATTCCGTACGCGATGGTCGGGTTGCTCGGCGCGCTGCCCGGCACGCGCCTCTATCGCCGCTTGGCGGCGGAAGGGCGGCTGCGGGCGGACCTGCTGTGGCGCGGCGACCAGTTCGGCGTGACCAACGTGATCCACCGCCTGCCGCTCGACCAACTGCTCGCCGGGTATCGCCGCGTGATGGAGCGGCTCTACAGTCCCGAGGGGTACTTCGCGCGCTGCCGCGAGAGCCTGCGCACCTGGTCGCCGGTGCGCGGCGTTCCGCGGGTGCGCCTGTCGTGGGACGATCTGCGGGCGGGACTCCGGTCGTTCGTCGGCCAGGGAATCAAGGGGCCGTACCGGCGCTCGTATCTGCGCTTCCTCGCCTGGGCGTTCGCCCACTGCCCGAGCAAGCTCCCGCGGGCGGTGACGATGGCCGCGGTGGGGCACCACTTCATCGAGTTCACGAGCGACAAACTCGTCCCCGCGCTCGAGGCGGCGCGGCTGGCGCTCGCGCGCGAGGGGAAGCTCAGCGAATCGTCCCCTGCTCCTTCATCTCCTTGA
- a CDS encoding class I SAM-dependent methyltransferase, with translation MAADMEAIKARAAAFYDFAGKTVLHVGAGGGQLVDAARGAARITAIDVDEAAVRRLADAARAKGLDDRLEARVADFMSWDEAADVVLLEFCLHEMPDPAAALRKARSLAPDVVVIDHDAGSPWAAFTGEAEKVASGGAALDAARPRRSETAVVPQAFASREELEKKIAVLGAAALARAAALPPGPISFAMPFRLALL, from the coding sequence ATGGCGGCCGACATGGAGGCGATCAAGGCCCGCGCGGCGGCGTTCTACGACTTCGCGGGGAAGACGGTCCTGCACGTCGGCGCGGGGGGCGGTCAGTTGGTGGACGCCGCCCGCGGCGCGGCGCGAATCACGGCGATCGACGTGGACGAGGCGGCGGTCCGCCGTCTGGCCGACGCGGCGCGGGCGAAGGGACTCGACGACCGGCTGGAGGCGCGCGTCGCCGACTTCATGTCGTGGGACGAAGCCGCCGACGTCGTCCTGCTCGAGTTCTGCCTGCACGAGATGCCCGATCCGGCGGCGGCGCTGCGCAAGGCGCGCTCCCTCGCCCCCGACGTCGTGGTGATCGACCACGACGCCGGTTCGCCGTGGGCCGCGTTCACCGGCGAGGCGGAGAAGGTCGCGTCCGGCGGGGCCGCGCTCGACGCGGCGCGGCCGCGCCGTTCCGAGACGGCCGTCGTGCCGCAGGCCTTCGCCTCGCGCGAGGAACTGGAGAAGAAGATCGCCGTCCTCGGCGCTGCGGCGCTGGCGCGCGCCGCGGCGCTGCCGCCCGGACCGATCTCCTTCGCCATGCCGTTCCGCCTCGCGCTGCTCTGA
- a CDS encoding substrate-binding domain-containing protein, whose translation MNTFRLVASVAASAVFAVAFAAAPSPTAVYGSGKNVFKLATGSPGELGLLKGLGEAFAAKGDAQLVWIKAGTGEALDLLKKREVDMAMVHAPKGEKQALAEGWAASRTLIGSNEFFVVGPAADPAKIAAAKSGAEAFRLIAAAKAKCFSRGDNSGTHQKEMQIWKSAGIEPAGDWYVVTKDFMSATLRRADAEGGYFMTDSSTWVAEEKNVPKLKVLFRGDKALVNTYHALVAPAGATPGAATAAAFAAFVAGPEGQAIIRAYGKDKYGRALYDDAAYAAKYAD comes from the coding sequence ATGAACACGTTCCGTCTCGTCGCTTCCGTCGCCGCGTCCGCCGTCTTCGCCGTCGCCTTCGCGGCCGCGCCGAGCCCGACGGCAGTCTACGGCTCGGGAAAGAACGTCTTCAAGCTCGCCACCGGCAGCCCGGGAGAGCTCGGCCTGCTCAAGGGGCTGGGCGAGGCGTTCGCCGCCAAGGGGGACGCGCAGCTCGTCTGGATCAAGGCCGGCACCGGCGAGGCGCTCGACCTGCTCAAGAAGCGCGAAGTGGACATGGCGATGGTCCACGCGCCGAAGGGGGAGAAGCAGGCGCTCGCCGAAGGGTGGGCCGCGTCGCGCACGCTGATCGGCTCGAACGAGTTCTTCGTCGTCGGCCCGGCGGCCGACCCGGCGAAGATCGCCGCGGCGAAGAGCGGGGCCGAGGCGTTCCGGCTGATCGCGGCGGCGAAGGCGAAGTGCTTCTCGCGCGGCGACAACTCGGGCACGCACCAGAAGGAGATGCAGATCTGGAAGAGCGCCGGGATCGAGCCGGCGGGGGACTGGTACGTCGTCACGAAGGACTTCATGAGCGCGACGCTGCGCCGCGCCGACGCCGAGGGCGGCTACTTCATGACCGACAGCAGCACGTGGGTCGCCGAAGAGAAGAACGTGCCGAAGCTCAAGGTGCTCTTCCGCGGCGACAAGGCGCTGGTCAACACCTACCACGCGCTCGTCGCGCCGGCGGGGGCGACGCCGGGCGCGGCGACGGCCGCGGCGTTCGCCGCCTTCGTCGCCGGTCCGGAGGGGCAGGCGATC